The proteins below are encoded in one region of Methanobacterium aggregans:
- a CDS encoding 50S ribosomal protein L37e, which translates to MKGTPSFGKRNKKTHIRCRRCGKNSYHARKKYCAACGFGKSKRIRSYNWQNKKITGYRLK; encoded by the coding sequence ATGAAAGGAACACCATCATTTGGTAAGCGTAATAAAAAAACCCATATCAGATGCAGGCGCTGTGGTAAAAACTCATACCACGCACGTAAAAAATACTGCGCAGCCTGTGGGTTCGGAAAATCCAAGAGGATCCGAAGTTACAACTGGCAGAACAAAAAAATCACAGGTTACAGGCTGAAATAA
- a CDS encoding U32 family peptidase — protein MVELLSPARDFAALNSALKNGANSVYIGMEGCNMRAHAANFKLEDLKRAADTCHESDVKLYICTNTIMKEEEIEHLKNVMPLIRDSGADAVIVSDLGALKVAREQGVPVHMSVQANLSNTESLKILEELGVERAILSRELSLDDIKLIKSRTEMEIETFVHGAMCMAVSGRCFLSSHLYDKSANCGECLQPCRKEWKLLSGDGEEISMNVSRGSVSDTTHILSPHDLCMVEHIPELIESGIDAFKIEGRARPADYVATVTKVYREAINIYTSGSWDINKKERVDGWMSDLRKVFNRGFDTGFYLRKPYKISGCNESTHIKQDVGEVVNYYSRVSAAEIRLWNDLEVGDEVMIQGPTTGSLIQRVESIQINGENIQKGFKGQNVAISVVDKVRASDSVYKRVKK, from the coding sequence ATGGTAGAACTTCTCTCTCCAGCAAGGGATTTTGCAGCACTGAACTCTGCACTTAAAAATGGTGCAAATTCAGTTTATATAGGTATGGAAGGCTGCAACATGCGGGCCCATGCTGCAAACTTCAAACTTGAAGACCTTAAAAGGGCTGCAGACACATGTCATGAATCTGATGTGAAGTTGTACATCTGCACCAACACCATAATGAAGGAAGAAGAAATAGAACATCTTAAAAATGTAATGCCCCTTATCAGGGATTCTGGTGCTGATGCAGTGATAGTTTCAGATCTGGGGGCACTGAAGGTTGCACGTGAACAGGGTGTTCCAGTTCACATGAGTGTTCAGGCCAACCTGTCCAACACAGAATCATTGAAGATCCTTGAAGAACTCGGAGTGGAACGTGCCATCCTCTCAAGGGAACTGTCACTTGATGACATCAAACTGATCAAATCCAGAACAGAGATGGAAATTGAAACATTTGTACATGGAGCCATGTGCATGGCAGTGTCTGGAAGGTGCTTTTTAAGTTCACATCTCTACGATAAGAGTGCTAATTGTGGAGAATGTCTCCAGCCCTGCAGAAAGGAATGGAAACTCTTGTCTGGAGATGGTGAAGAGATTTCAATGAATGTGTCAAGGGGATCAGTTTCTGATACAACTCATATTTTAAGTCCACATGACCTTTGTATGGTTGAACACATTCCAGAACTTATAGAATCTGGAATTGATGCTTTTAAGATAGAGGGCCGTGCAAGACCTGCAGATTACGTTGCAACAGTTACAAAGGTTTACAGGGAAGCAATTAATATTTACACCAGTGGTTCATGGGATATCAACAAAAAGGAACGAGTTGATGGATGGATGTCAGATCTTCGTAAGGTTTTCAACAGGGGGTTTGACACAGGATTTTACCTCAGAAAACCCTATAAAATCAGTGGATGCAATGAATCAACCCATATAAAGCAGGATGTTGGTGAGGTTGTGAACTACTACAGCAGGGTTTCTGCAGCAGAAATAAGACTCTGGAATGACCTTGAAGTGGGTGATGAAGTTATGATCCAGGGACCAACAACTGGATCCCTTATTCAGAGGGTTGAGTCCATACAGATAAACGGTGAAAACATTCAAAAAGGATTTAAAGGCCAGAATGTGGCGATTTCTGTTGTGGATAAGGTAAGGGCAAGTGATTCTGTTTATAAGAGGGTTAAAAAGTAG
- the purF gene encoding amidophosphoribosyltransferase produces the protein MRDKCGIVGAYSNKKSDNVSRYIYYGLYSLQHRGQESAGISTHDGQEMSTFRGMGLVCDVFNNGNMDGLDGNVGIGHVRYSTTGKSKLENSQPFFSEFESGTIAIAHNGDIINSMELRKELQLLGHKFNSTTDSEVLFQLLSVEYSKTGNMVESVQNVSKRLIGSYSIVILVNDDLIVVRDPIGIKPLSMGKLGDVTIVASETVAFDVVGAEYVQDIEPGEILVINDEIKHYKIFEDKKMPRAHCMFEYVYFARPDSILDGRSVYNVRLNIGKALAKQFPVDADVVMPVPDSAITAAIGYSRESGLQYGEGLIKNRYIGRTFIMPTQEERETSVRLKMNPIKSELEGKSIVLVDDSVVRGTTSKSLVKVLRDAGVKEIHLRVGCPPITSPCYYGIAMATKKELIASDKEVEEIRQILGVDSLGYLDKKSLVECIGLERDELCMGCLTGEYPTTLPENIEEYEADRC, from the coding sequence TTGCGGGATAAATGTGGTATTGTAGGAGCTTACTCTAATAAAAAATCCGATAACGTCTCAAGATACATATATTACGGATTGTATTCTCTGCAGCATAGAGGACAGGAGTCTGCGGGGATATCCACCCATGACGGCCAGGAAATGAGCACGTTCAGGGGAATGGGTCTTGTTTGTGACGTTTTTAATAATGGAAACATGGACGGGCTCGACGGTAACGTGGGCATAGGTCATGTGAGGTATTCAACAACTGGAAAATCAAAACTTGAAAATTCACAGCCATTCTTCAGTGAATTCGAATCTGGAACCATTGCAATAGCCCACAATGGGGATATAATTAATTCAATGGAACTGAGGAAGGAATTACAGCTTCTCGGCCATAAATTCAATTCAACAACAGATTCAGAAGTACTATTCCAGCTTCTTTCAGTGGAATACTCTAAGACAGGGAACATGGTTGAATCTGTTCAGAACGTTTCAAAGCGGTTGATTGGTTCTTATTCTATTGTTATACTTGTAAATGATGATCTTATTGTTGTACGTGACCCCATAGGAATAAAACCACTTTCCATGGGAAAACTTGGTGATGTTACCATTGTGGCATCTGAAACTGTTGCTTTTGATGTTGTAGGGGCGGAATATGTTCAGGACATAGAGCCTGGTGAGATTCTTGTTATAAACGATGAAATAAAACATTACAAAATCTTTGAAGACAAGAAGATGCCTCGTGCTCACTGTATGTTTGAATATGTTTATTTTGCCCGTCCTGACAGTATTCTGGACGGTAGATCAGTTTACAATGTTCGTTTGAACATTGGAAAAGCCCTTGCAAAACAATTCCCAGTTGATGCTGATGTTGTAATGCCAGTACCAGACTCAGCAATAACAGCAGCAATAGGTTATTCAAGGGAATCAGGATTACAATACGGTGAAGGACTTATAAAGAACCGTTACATAGGACGAACCTTCATCATGCCAACACAGGAGGAACGTGAAACCTCTGTGAGGCTTAAAATGAACCCTATAAAATCCGAGCTTGAAGGTAAGAGCATAGTACTTGTTGATGACAGTGTGGTTCGTGGAACAACATCAAAATCCCTTGTAAAGGTTCTGAGAGATGCAGGGGTTAAGGAAATACATCTAAGGGTGGGTTGTCCACCAATAACTTCTCCATGTTACTATGGAATAGCAATGGCGACCAAAAAAGAGTTAATAGCATCTGACAAGGAAGTTGAAGAGATAAGACAGATTCTGGGCGTGGATTCTTTGGGATACCTTGATAAAAAATCCCTTGTGGAATGTATAGGTCTTGAAAGAGATGAACTCTGCATGGGATGTCTTACAGGAGAATATCCAACAACTTTACCTGAAAATATTGAAGAATATGAGGCTGACAGGTGCTGA
- a CDS encoding DUF5814 domain-containing protein, with the protein MIILRKNKKILELFPIGSAKGAVNSRRQPIFYGYLKLGRNGDQVRPQKFIVKKDPETENLFPPSEAIKILRKQNVYIIGKDEETEEMLESLNIPFKRTRMCRHCTFEGYITLLRKESSYIYHNEYICKLCAEEEIKRELKARGFDMSTFRNFQRMLEKTGDLNKVLSVLNPNFNPVKNPDLTLYDRIKRGSDDGIPKMSMDELKLPNEFKRVLKSHGKHLLPVQTLAVQNGLLEGENLLVVSATASGKTLIGELAGIPRTLNGKKFMFLTPLVALANQKYRDFKKKYNKMGLDVSIRVGMSRIKAKGELSIVDDDVEASDIVVGTYEGLDYLLRAGKAHTLGDLGTVVVDEIHMLDDEERGPRLNGLIKRLKALFPDLQIIGLSATVQNSEEIANEFGMKMVEYKNRPVPLERHLVFAKSEYDKEDIMARLSRNEYKNVSKKGFKGQTIIFTNSRRKTHSIADYLSKRGVNAEAYHAGLSYSKKSRIEKEFLKQKISAVVTTAALAAGVDFPASQVIFETLTMGNKWLTPNEFSQMLGRAGRPSYHDIGRVYLIPEVGRSYDDQSEDMMAVALLESDVERIDVTYSEDDVVEQFLADVCAGRVDDLEGMEAAYMEEELPLGFDETYNTLIHHKFIREVKNKNGEEKLLPTRYGRAVSTSFLNHDDADYIRKRIHGKKVKPLDIAVFLEPFESAYLSNRISQRLSKVLKINMSTRLFADSTLDILSSGDAISKLEPNIQETLINLQIEFLSCKCKDRPFCDCFQMELSRRILKQRMMKQDPANISKKMMRNYGIQAYAGDIFSWLDAVIRMIEAIRRIAGAFDKKDVVRECSRLIKQIESG; encoded by the coding sequence ATGATAATTTTAAGAAAAAATAAGAAGATTCTGGAACTATTTCCAATAGGCAGTGCTAAGGGTGCTGTTAACAGTAGGAGACAACCTATCTTCTATGGATATCTTAAACTGGGAAGAAATGGAGACCAGGTAAGGCCGCAGAAGTTCATAGTTAAAAAGGACCCTGAAACTGAGAACCTGTTCCCTCCAAGCGAGGCTATCAAGATCCTCAGGAAACAGAACGTCTACATCATAGGGAAGGATGAAGAAACAGAGGAAATGCTAGAATCCTTAAACATACCATTTAAGAGAACCAGAATGTGCAGACACTGCACCTTTGAAGGATACATAACGCTTCTAAGAAAAGAATCCTCCTACATCTACCACAATGAGTACATCTGCAAGTTGTGTGCTGAGGAGGAGATAAAAAGGGAGTTGAAAGCCAGGGGTTTTGACATGAGCACCTTCAGAAACTTCCAGAGAATGCTTGAAAAGACTGGGGACCTTAACAAGGTTCTGAGCGTTCTAAACCCCAACTTCAACCCTGTGAAAAACCCTGATCTCACCCTCTACGATAGAATAAAGAGGGGAAGTGATGATGGCATTCCAAAGATGTCCATGGATGAACTGAAACTTCCAAATGAATTTAAAAGGGTTTTAAAGTCACACGGCAAACATTTACTCCCAGTTCAGACCCTGGCAGTTCAGAACGGACTTCTTGAGGGGGAGAATCTCTTAGTTGTGTCCGCAACTGCAAGCGGTAAAACCCTCATAGGAGAACTTGCAGGAATACCCAGAACATTGAATGGGAAGAAATTCATGTTCTTAACACCACTTGTGGCCCTTGCAAACCAGAAGTACAGGGATTTCAAGAAAAAATACAATAAAATGGGATTAGATGTATCAATAAGAGTTGGAATGAGTCGAATAAAGGCTAAAGGTGAGCTTTCAATAGTTGATGATGATGTTGAGGCTTCCGATATTGTGGTTGGAACATATGAGGGTTTGGACTATCTTCTGCGTGCTGGAAAGGCACATACACTGGGAGACCTTGGAACTGTGGTTGTGGATGAAATACACATGCTGGACGATGAAGAACGAGGTCCACGCTTAAACGGCCTTATAAAACGTTTGAAGGCACTCTTTCCTGATCTTCAGATAATCGGGCTTTCTGCAACTGTCCAGAACTCTGAGGAAATAGCAAATGAATTTGGAATGAAGATGGTGGAGTACAAAAACCGTCCAGTTCCCCTGGAACGCCACCTTGTATTTGCAAAGTCAGAGTACGATAAAGAAGACATAATGGCACGTCTGTCACGAAACGAATATAAAAACGTTTCAAAGAAGGGTTTTAAAGGTCAGACCATCATATTCACCAATTCACGTAGGAAAACACATTCAATAGCAGATTACCTCTCAAAAAGGGGTGTTAACGCTGAAGCGTACCATGCAGGATTATCATATTCCAAGAAGAGCAGGATAGAAAAGGAGTTTTTAAAGCAGAAAATTTCAGCGGTGGTTACAACAGCTGCACTGGCTGCAGGGGTTGATTTCCCAGCGTCCCAGGTTATCTTTGAAACCCTGACCATGGGAAACAAATGGCTCACACCCAACGAGTTTTCACAGATGCTTGGAAGGGCAGGAAGACCATCCTACCATGATATTGGAAGGGTTTACCTTATACCTGAAGTAGGGCGCAGCTACGATGACCAGTCTGAGGATATGATGGCTGTAGCCCTCCTTGAAAGTGATGTGGAACGCATAGATGTGACCTACTCCGAGGATGATGTTGTGGAACAGTTCCTTGCAGATGTTTGTGCAGGCCGTGTTGATGATCTTGAGGGAATGGAAGCAGCTTACATGGAAGAAGAACTTCCGCTGGGCTTTGATGAAACCTACAACACTCTGATACACCATAAATTCATAAGGGAAGTTAAAAACAAAAATGGAGAGGAAAAACTGCTTCCAACGCGTTATGGAAGGGCAGTTTCCACATCCTTCCTGAATCATGATGATGCAGATTACATCAGAAAGAGGATACATGGTAAGAAGGTTAAACCCCTTGACATAGCAGTGTTTCTGGAGCCTTTTGAAAGTGCATACCTCTCAAACAGGATAAGTCAGAGATTATCCAAGGTTCTTAAAATAAACATGTCCACACGTCTCTTTGCAGATTCAACACTGGACATACTCTCATCAGGGGATGCAATCTCCAAACTTGAACCCAACATTCAGGAAACACTCATAAACCTTCAGATAGAATTTTTATCATGCAAATGTAAGGATAGGCCATTCTGTGACTGTTTCCAGATGGAACTCTCCCGCAGAATACTCAAGCAGCGTATGATGAAACAGGACCCTGCAAACATAAGCAAGAAGATGATGCGAAACTACGGAATCCAGGCATATGCAGGGGACATTTTCAGCTGGCTTGATGCAGTTATAAGAATGATTGAAGCCATCAGAAGAATTGCAGGGGCTTTCGATAAAAAAGATGTTGTTAGGGAATGTTCAAGGTTGATTAAACAGATTGAGAGTGGTTAA
- a CDS encoding DUF1947 domain-containing protein, whose product MNKVCFKLKIRKRYYLKKKKLKEVQEKLGVYSELIGSKSKVEIIETDLPDILLVDGEPLVMMLDGAPLPTIKGALKMDITSSYVVVDMGAVKFVAKGADIMSPGIVDADPSIEEGDLVVILEETHKKPLAVGRSLISGPEMVENSEGKAVKSLHYVGDEIWNLEI is encoded by the coding sequence ATGAATAAGGTGTGTTTTAAATTGAAGATCAGAAAAAGGTACTATCTTAAAAAGAAAAAACTTAAAGAAGTTCAGGAAAAACTCGGTGTATACTCAGAATTAATAGGTTCCAAGAGTAAGGTTGAAATTATTGAAACCGACCTTCCAGACATCCTACTTGTTGATGGGGAGCCCCTCGTGATGATGCTGGACGGTGCGCCACTTCCAACCATTAAGGGTGCCCTTAAAATGGACATCACATCCAGTTACGTTGTTGTTGATATGGGTGCTGTTAAATTCGTTGCAAAGGGTGCAGATATAATGTCACCGGGTATAGTGGATGCAGACCCATCAATAGAAGAGGGTGATCTCGTTGTTATCCTTGAGGAAACCCATAAAAAGCCACTTGCAGTTGGCAGAAGCTTAATATCAGGACCTGAAATGGTTGAAAACAGTGAAGGAAAAGCTGTGAAAAGCCTTCACTACGTTGGGGATGAGATATGGAATCTGGAAATATAA
- a CDS encoding LSm family protein, which translates to MNAQKNLNTSRPLDVLGKSLNSQVLIKLKGGREFRGVLNSFDMHMNLVLNDAEELEGGESSRRLGVVLIRGDNIVYISPG; encoded by the coding sequence GTGAATGCACAGAAGAATTTGAATACATCAAGACCACTTGATGTGTTAGGTAAATCATTAAACTCCCAGGTACTCATTAAACTCAAAGGTGGAAGAGAATTTAGAGGAGTTCTCAACAGTTTTGACATGCATATGAACTTAGTCTTGAATGACGCTGAAGAATTAGAAGGCGGCGAGTCCTCACGAAGGTTAGGAGTCGTTCTCATAAGGGGCGACAACATAGTTTATATATCACCAGGATAG
- a CDS encoding toprim domain-containing protein, with product MDAVNPIDVRIIVEGASDVEKVSRAMQNIALGAEYHITISAIIPTTNPEIAKKAVRGADILLIATDVDAPGRELADKFQKCLKKEVGHIERMKLPFGHDVEYMDPVIIRHEIKNAIIRAGLISIANIQKYTEIEEKLWESKDKLKALKEERKALTAENQELISKNNEIAESKEKFREKLKISEDEFKNVKQRYADTKNKYQILRNKDLFEVFPLDELWKEAFDEELIDEEQIYFISNEFKPEKIIVGQGYIVAPSKEDAAGWLKIIRTVLIFYDSKIDDLKEEFDDEKFSPNLLKQ from the coding sequence ATGGATGCTGTAAATCCAATAGATGTCAGGATAATTGTGGAAGGTGCCTCTGATGTGGAGAAGGTTTCCAGGGCAATGCAGAACATAGCCCTTGGAGCGGAGTACCACATCACCATCTCCGCCATAATTCCAACAACCAACCCTGAAATAGCTAAAAAAGCAGTCAGGGGTGCTGACATACTCTTAATTGCAACGGATGTTGATGCACCAGGCAGGGAACTTGCAGATAAGTTCCAAAAATGTCTTAAAAAGGAAGTAGGCCATATTGAACGTATGAAACTTCCATTTGGCCATGATGTGGAGTACATGGATCCCGTGATCATAAGGCACGAGATCAAGAATGCCATAATACGTGCAGGACTCATATCCATTGCTAACATACAGAAGTACACAGAAATTGAGGAAAAACTCTGGGAATCCAAAGATAAACTCAAGGCACTCAAAGAAGAAAGAAAAGCCTTAACTGCTGAAAACCAGGAATTAATTTCTAAAAACAATGAAATAGCAGAGTCAAAGGAGAAGTTCAGGGAAAAACTCAAGATCAGCGAAGACGAATTTAAAAACGTGAAGCAGAGATACGCAGATACAAAGAACAAGTATCAAATACTCAGGAATAAAGATCTATTCGAAGTATTTCCATTGGATGAACTATGGAAAGAGGCCTTCGATGAAGAATTAATTGATGAAGAACAAATTTATTTTATATCTAACGAATTTAAACCTGAAAAAATCATTGTAGGTCAAGGTTACATTGTAGCACCCTCAAAAGAGGATGCCGCAGGCTGGTTAAAGATAATCAGAACTGTTCTAATTTTTTATGATTCTAAAATAGATGATTTAAAGGAAGAGTTTGATGATGAAAAATTCAGTCCCAACCTACTCAAACAATAA
- a CDS encoding MATE family efflux transporter, translated as MQKEQSQTNKNSPPGDDKTDGVSMIMGDPKKAIIKLSGPMIVSMILMTLYNLVNAVWVAGLGGDALAAVGFVTPLFMVLIGLSNGLGAGAASAIARYIGADNKKCANNAAMHTLIITIAISIVLTVLLLVFLKPILVLLGAGSTIDLAVQFGQVTFGGTILMLFTGAVYGVLRAEGDAKRTMYAMAASSVLNMILDPILIYWAGLGISGAAWGTVISMAFVAIVMLYWFFVKKDTYVSFSFKDFVPDRKVSKNILGVGLPASAEFFVMSVLAGVLNGILVMVAGTDAVAVYSAGWRVVMMATMPIIAVGTAVITVAGVSYGSRRYENISITHKYSIKVGLIIAAITSVLTFIFAPYIAMIFAYTPQSAPLAPTIAAFLQVMCFFYIFMPPGVMSGSVFQGVGKGMSSLTLTLLRNLAFIVVFAYLLAIPLGLGQQGVWWGIVAGDIVGSVVAYTWAHTYINRLRGNPTQK; from the coding sequence ATGCAAAAAGAACAATCACAAACAAATAAAAATTCTCCGCCAGGAGATGACAAAACTGATGGAGTCTCCATGATTATGGGAGACCCAAAAAAGGCAATAATAAAACTTTCAGGACCGATGATCGTTTCAATGATCCTCATGACCCTTTACAACCTGGTCAATGCAGTTTGGGTTGCAGGTCTTGGTGGAGATGCCCTTGCAGCAGTGGGATTTGTAACACCACTATTCATGGTACTCATTGGACTCAGCAACGGCCTGGGTGCAGGTGCAGCATCTGCAATAGCACGTTACATAGGTGCAGATAATAAAAAATGTGCAAATAACGCTGCAATGCATACACTGATCATTACAATAGCTATTTCCATTGTTCTGACTGTGCTGCTGCTTGTGTTCCTAAAACCAATACTTGTACTTCTAGGTGCAGGAAGCACCATAGACCTTGCAGTTCAGTTCGGACAGGTCACCTTCGGGGGAACCATCCTCATGCTCTTTACAGGTGCAGTTTACGGAGTTCTCCGTGCAGAGGGAGATGCTAAAAGGACCATGTATGCGATGGCAGCATCATCAGTCCTGAACATGATCCTTGATCCCATACTTATCTACTGGGCAGGATTGGGTATTTCAGGAGCTGCATGGGGTACAGTTATATCCATGGCCTTCGTTGCCATTGTCATGCTCTACTGGTTCTTCGTGAAGAAAGACACCTATGTTTCATTCTCGTTTAAGGACTTCGTACCGGATCGGAAGGTGAGCAAAAACATTTTAGGTGTTGGTCTGCCTGCAAGTGCCGAGTTCTTTGTGATGTCAGTACTTGCAGGTGTTCTTAATGGTATTCTGGTCATGGTTGCAGGAACAGATGCAGTTGCAGTGTATTCTGCAGGATGGAGGGTTGTGATGATGGCCACCATGCCAATAATAGCTGTGGGGACTGCTGTGATCACAGTTGCAGGTGTATCCTATGGATCTAGAAGATACGAAAACATTTCCATAACACACAAGTACTCTATAAAGGTGGGGCTCATCATCGCAGCCATCACAAGCGTTTTAACCTTCATATTCGCACCTTACATTGCCATGATATTTGCCTACACTCCACAGAGTGCACCGCTGGCACCTACCATTGCTGCGTTCCTTCAGGTGATGTGTTTCTTCTACATCTTCATGCCACCGGGAGTGATGTCCGGCTCAGTCTTCCAGGGTGTTGGTAAGGGAATGAGCTCCCTCACACTGACCTTACTCAGGAACCTGGCTTTCATTGTTGTGTTTGCATACCTACTGGCAATACCTCTGGGTCTGGGACAACAGGGAGTATGGTGGGGAATCGTTGCCGGAGATATTGTAGGAAGTGTGGTGGCCTACACATGGGCACACACTTACATCAACAGGTTAAGGGGAAACCCAACCCAAAAATAA
- a CDS encoding calcium/sodium antiporter, which yields MMIIYVLAMVVSLILVIKTADIFVDNLVAIGEAKGISQIILGVTASAVGTSLPEFGSAVIAILSGTPDIGVGVVIGSNIWNIAGILGISAFVAGFIKTGKEELKRDGLMTLLTALMLMFFMFFMTKLNAVVGIVMIVAYCIYLWILIKKQKEHSSELEKQEKLKNNVPNNIKHPDLKKNYILSIVGILGLAIGCKIMVWSGVEIANIMNIPQMIIGLFALSIGTSAPEFVVTLSSAMKRLHSLSMGTVLGSNIFNILIGIGIPSLFLAIPVESLSVTFDAPVMILVTSLLLIMASRKKKLTRWGGLVLMLIYLMYIIIRISISV from the coding sequence ATGATGATAATATATGTTTTAGCCATGGTAGTATCACTTATACTGGTAATAAAGACTGCAGATATATTTGTAGACAATTTAGTTGCCATAGGTGAAGCCAAAGGAATATCACAGATCATTTTAGGAGTTACAGCTTCCGCAGTTGGAACATCTCTGCCAGAGTTTGGTTCAGCAGTTATAGCCATATTAAGCGGCACCCCTGATATTGGAGTTGGTGTGGTTATTGGATCCAACATATGGAACATTGCAGGTATTTTAGGCATATCTGCATTTGTTGCAGGATTTATAAAGACTGGAAAAGAAGAGTTAAAACGTGACGGTCTCATGACTTTGTTAACTGCCCTGATGCTCATGTTTTTCATGTTTTTCATGACCAAATTAAATGCAGTAGTCGGGATCGTGATGATCGTAGCTTACTGCATCTACCTGTGGATTCTGATAAAAAAACAAAAAGAACACAGCAGTGAGCTTGAAAAACAAGAAAAACTCAAAAATAACGTTCCAAATAACATTAAACATCCAGATCTTAAGAAAAACTATATATTGAGTATTGTAGGGATTTTAGGACTTGCAATTGGATGTAAAATCATGGTCTGGAGTGGTGTGGAAATTGCAAATATTATGAACATTCCCCAAATGATAATCGGACTTTTTGCCCTGTCCATTGGAACAAGTGCACCCGAATTCGTTGTAACCTTAAGCTCTGCAATGAAACGACTTCACAGCCTTTCAATGGGAACTGTACTTGGAAGTAACATATTCAACATACTGATAGGTATAGGCATTCCATCTCTCTTCCTTGCAATTCCAGTAGAATCCCTTTCCGTGACCTTTGATGCACCTGTGATGATTCTTGTAACTTCTCTCTTACTTATAATGGCTTCAAGAAAGAAAAAACTTACGAGATGGGGCGGTCTGGTCTTGATGTTGATCTATTTAATGTACATTATCATTAGAATATCTATTTCAGTTTGA
- the arfB gene encoding 2-amino-5-formylamino-6-ribosylaminopyrimidin-4(3H)-one 5'-monophosphate deformylase — translation MVKLRYSSGNVISPDVHGIGVLAVGSHRENHGAALPIDTDSKVAAYIALQASLKTGATFLGILYAATEYDYVKHGDHLPVDELVEGELKPTLRSAKKCLGLRKVVLVNGHGGNVPIKDYTEDLEGDLDLELIFNNSIVEMEGPHAGTGELSMAAFLGFLDESKLDEHCNFDKYPEVGMVGLHEARKAEEGIDAGAVEVEKVGVCVDRELGMKLLDDAVSSVVVDIKSSLSNLK, via the coding sequence ATGGTAAAACTCAGATACTCATCAGGAAATGTTATCTCACCAGATGTTCATGGTATTGGTGTGCTTGCAGTTGGATCGCACAGGGAGAACCATGGTGCTGCCCTGCCAATTGATACCGATTCAAAGGTCGCTGCATATATTGCACTTCAGGCATCATTAAAAACTGGGGCAACCTTTTTAGGCATACTTTACGCTGCCACAGAATATGATTACGTGAAGCACGGTGATCATCTGCCTGTGGATGAACTCGTTGAAGGGGAGCTGAAACCAACACTGAGATCTGCAAAGAAATGTTTAGGTCTCAGGAAAGTGGTTCTTGTAAATGGCCACGGTGGCAACGTACCCATAAAAGATTACACCGAGGATCTTGAAGGGGATCTGGACCTTGAACTCATTTTCAACAACAGTATCGTTGAGATGGAGGGTCCACATGCAGGGACTGGGGAACTGTCAATGGCAGCATTTCTTGGTTTTTTAGATGAATCAAAACTTGATGAACACTGTAATTTTGATAAGTACCCTGAAGTGGGAATGGTGGGATTACATGAGGCCCGCAAAGCTGAAGAGGGCATTGACGCTGGGGCAGTGGAAGTTGAGAAAGTTGGGGTTTGTGTTGACAGGGAACTGGGCATGAAACTCCTTGATGATGCTGTTTCGAGTGTTGTTGTGGACATTAAGAGTAGTCTATCCAATTTAAAATGA
- a CDS encoding MarR family winged helix-turn-helix transcriptional regulator — MSSDIPLPGLLSIISRNHFIFINKETKDLDLTGGQFPCLIAISHKPGTTQDYIANKHQIDKGSIARAVKKLEDNEFVHRIPDPKNRRKYLLFLTKKGENLIPQIRSIEEKWEKMVCEGLKEDEKDNLMEFLTLLAENSIEKIKKQD; from the coding sequence ATGAGCTCAGACATTCCACTTCCAGGACTTTTGTCCATTATCAGCCGTAACCATTTTATTTTTATCAACAAAGAAACAAAGGATTTAGATCTTACAGGAGGTCAATTTCCCTGTTTAATAGCGATTTCACATAAACCTGGAACCACTCAGGATTACATTGCAAACAAACACCAGATAGATAAGGGATCAATCGCACGTGCCGTGAAAAAATTGGAGGACAACGAATTTGTACACCGCATTCCCGACCCAAAAAATCGCCGTAAATACCTCCTTTTCCTAACAAAAAAGGGAGAAAACCTCATACCTCAAATCAGAAGTATCGAAGAAAAATGGGAAAAAATGGTGTGTGAAGGGCTAAAAGAAGATGAAAAAGATAATTTAATGGAATTTCTGACTTTACTTGCTGAAAATAGTATAGAAAAAATTAAAAAGCAAGATTAA